Below is a genomic region from Desulfatiglans anilini DSM 4660.
CCGGGGCTGGCGACAGGTTGCTTCCACAAAAGCGCACGGTTTCTGTCGGCTCGTTCAACCAGGACCCGGCCCGATCCAAGATGCACCCCCCTCAGAAGAGATGATTTTGAAAAACATGTTTGCCCTGGAAAGGCAACAAAAAAAGAGTCCTACGCCAGACGGCACACCGTTAGGAGCGGACAGGCTTCCTCCTGCCCGTCGCGATGGGCCTGCGTGTAGTTTGCCTGAATCGCTCTTTCCATGGTTGGAAAAAGATGATCTTCGCCGATCTTTTCCAGAAAATGGGTCCGCTTCAGAACCTTCATGACCGATTCATTGACCCCGCTCAGTGAAATATCCACGCCAGCGCTTCTGACCCGGTCAACGAGCAGAGAGAGAGTTTCCTCCCCCGAGGCGTCGATGTCGTTGATGCCGTTGGAGACGATAACGATATGTTTGAGGTGTTGCATCTCACGCATCCGCTCCATGATCTTGTCTTCGAGGTAACTGGCGTTGGCGAAGAAGAGCGGCCCGTCGAACCGGATCAAGGTCATGTACTTGCACTCCTTCAGCCCGAAGGTCAGACAATCGCGCAGGGATTGGTCTTCGTGGCGGGAAAGGGCGGCGACCTTGGGGCGCATGCTTTTGTACAGAAACACCAGCAGGGACAGGACGACCCCGACCATGATGCCCCGGTCGAGGTGCGGCGCGAACGCCAGGGTGCAGACAAACGAAATGATGGAGATCAGTCCGTCGTACCACTGGGCCTCCCACGCGTGGATGAAGCCGGTTGCGTTGATGAGCCCGATCACCGCCATCATGATGACGGCTGCCAGCACGGATTGGGGGAGGTGATAGAGAAGGGGGGTGAAGAAAAGCAGTACGATCACCACGGCCAGGCTGGTGAAGACGCTGGCGAGGCCGGTTTGCGCTCCGGATTGCAGATTGACCGCCGATCGCGAAAACGAACCGGAGGTGGGATAACTTCGGCTCATGGCGCCGAGGACATTGGCAAGGCCCTGACCGATCAGCTCCTGGTTGGGGTCCAGGCGTTGCCCGGTCTTGGCCGCCATGGCCTTCGCAATGGAGATCGCCTCCATGAAACCCAGGAGCGAGATGATCGCTGCGTAGGGAAGAAGATGGAGGAGGACCTTCCAGTCGAGCGCCGGGATGCTGAAGGCCGGGAGCCCTGCGGGGATGGCGCCTACGACCGCTCCTCCCCCCATCATGGGGAGGTTCTCTTGATCCAGCGGTTTGTTGCCGACCCTTATGCGCCAGGTTCGTCCGTCGCTTTCGGCGCCGGGAGGCGCCTGATCGTGGAGGTGGAAGCGAAGCCCGCCGCCTTCCTCGATGCCGGCAAAGAGCATGGAGCGGAGCTGTTCACGGACCTCCTGCGATTCCTTCTTGAGTTGAGCCATTTCGATGCTCAGGATATTCACGGCATGTTCCCGCTCGAGGATGCTGACCATGTCACGGCCTTGCTGCACCTCCTCGAGGGCCTTGTAGGCCTGGGCGCGTTTCTCCGCGATGGGGGGGATAGCCTCGACCGTCCGGTTGAAGCGCGTGATGAGCGCCTGGGCCTCCGGACTTGAGATGGCATCCATAGGGACCTTGGCGTCATGCTGAAACCCCGTGGCCCATGAAATGATGGTGGTGACCGCGACGGCGACCAGGACGTTCGGGATCTTGGGCGAGATGCGCTTCAGGGCGACCATGATGGCGAAAGCGAAAGCGCCCATGATGAAAGTCGGCCAGTGTGTGTAGTGAAGGGCGGCCCGGATGACCGCGATGATGGTTTCATAGTGATGGGCGGCGCTGTCCACATACACGCCGAACATCTTGGAGAGCTGGGAGGAGGCGATGATGATCGCCGCCGCATTCGTAAAACCGTTCACGACCGGGTGCGAGAGGAAATTCACCACCAGTCCGAGTTTCAGGACGCCCAACGAAAACTGGAAGGCCCCCACCATGAGGGCCAGGAGCACGGCGTAGGCGATATAACCCGGGCTTCCGGCCGTGGCCAGCGGTTCAAGAGAGGCGGCGGTCATCAGGGAGACCACGGCGACGGGGCCTGTAGCAAGCTGCCGGCTGGAGCCGAAAAGCGCTGCAATCATGGGGGGAAGAAACGATGCGTAAAGACCGTAATAGGCGGGAAGTCCCGCCAGTTGAGCATACGCCATGGACTGAGGGATCAGAACGAGCGCGACGGTCAAGCCGGAGATCGCATCGAGTCGAAAACTGCTCCAGTTGTACTCCCTGAACCACACGATGAAAGGAAAAATTCTGCGCAACATGGCCTCACCTGCCTAAAAAGAAGGGTTCCGAAGCATTCGACGGACTGCTGAGAGCAGTTCACTGTGGAGGGCCGCCGCATCGTAGAGATTGTAGTCCCGGAAGCGGACCAGCCCGTCGACCATGGTCAAAACGATCAGGGCGTTTTTGCGGGCAGGCATGGGGGCAATGCTTCTGTCTTTCTGCCCCAGTTCGACGGCCTGCTCGAAGATGTCCAGGAGACAATTGAAGATATCCTCCAGATAACCGCGGCAGACAGGGTTCACCTCTGCGAGCTTATAGGGGTAATGCCTGTGGAGGAGGAGAAAGCGTTCATCCATCTTTGCAGCGAGATACAGATAGAAAGAGATGGCCTCTTCCATCATCTGAAGGCCGGATAGCGGCTCACTCTCTTTCCGGTAGGTGTTGAACTCCCGCAGGATGTCCTCCTTGACCTCCTGCAGAATTGCCAGGAAAAGATCCTCCTTGCTCTTGAAATGGTAGAAGATCGTTCCTTCGGCGACCCCCGTCGCTCGGGCGATGTCTGCGATGGAGGTTTCCTTGAACCCGTGTTCCGAAAAAAGTTTCGCAGCGGTGTTCAAAATGGCGTCCCGTTTCTTGACCATAGACCCTCTTCACTAAATTTATACTGAGTACTCACTCGGTTTTGAACCATAATAAAAAACACAACGCAGGTCAACAAAAAATTTTGTGCTCGCGATTTTCATCTCGGATCACGATTTCAGCCGCCGGTAAGGATGATTGACACCTCCATCCACATGGTTTATTTTCTTGCCTGAATGAGGAATGTTGGCGCGGCCCGGGAGTGACGGCCCAGCATCGTGCCGGGTGAACCGATCGAGGGATGTCTTGCTCTATCCACTGCTGCGTTTCAAAGATCTCTATTTCGCCCTTCTGCAGCGGGGGGGTTGGCGGGGGACGGCAGCCCTCTTCGGAGGCCTCGCCGCTGGGTGGTGGATCTATGTGCCGGTCCATGAACTTCTCCATGCAGCCGGCTGTGCGGCGGCAGGCGGAGAGGTTCACCAGTTGGAGATTGCACGGCTTTACGGCGGGAACGTTCTATCGCGATGGTTCGATTTCGTGGTTCCCGGGGGCGAATACGCCGGGAGGCTAAGCGGATTCGATACCCATGGGTCGGACTGGATATATGGAATCACCGTTTTTTTCCCCTATCTTCTCACCATTCCCGCCTATGCGGTACTCGAAACCGCAGCCCGCTTCAGGTATTTTTTTCTTTTCGGAGCTTGGCTGCCCTGCACCTTCGCACCGCTGATCAGCTTGGCGGGCGATTTCTACGAACTAGGTTCGTTGTCGCTTTTTCAGCTCTGGAAAGGACCGGAATCTACCCACAGATCCCTCATCAGCGACGACCTCTTCATGCTTCTCGGGCAGACGCAGTTGAGGGTGGATGGCGCGGACCCGCACTTAGGAAACGCAGCCTTTATCACGGCGGCTTTTTTGACAGGGTTCGCTTTGGCGTGGGGAACGCTCCTGTTGTCTGCAGCGCTCGGCCGGATGATTTTCAAGCGTCTGTCCGTCTATCGCTGTGATCAGGATGGGCTTGAAGAATGATCGCTTGAGGCCTGCCGGCCAGGAAGCCCGAAGAACCCTTTTTTAGGAGAAAACCGATGGCTGAGGAAAAACCCCGAGGGGAAAAGGATATCCGGATATGGAAGTTCGTCGTGACCTATGTGCTTTTAATGGGGCTTTTCTTGCTGCTGATCGGCCTTGAACCGGTCAAGAAGATTTTGGACATCAATGGTGTCTACACGGAGATGATCATCTATCTCACGGCATGGATACTCGAACCGTTCAACATTGTTCAGGGGATCAGCGGTTCCGTGATCAACGTGAAGGGACTGACGATGGATGTGCGCTTCGGATGCAACGGCCTGGAGGCTTTTCTGATCTACACCGTTGCGATCCTTGCCTTTCCGGCGCAGGTGAGGAAGAAGATCGTGGGCATTGTCGGAGGTTTTTTGGTTCTGCAGATTTTGAACGTCCTAAGGATAGCGGGATTGGGGTTGAGTGGGGTCTATCTGAAAAAATACTTCGAATATCTGCATATCTATGTTGCTCAAGGCATTATGATCGCGGTTGCACTGGTGCTCTTTCTGTTCTGGCTGAACTATGCCACCGGGAAATCGGACTAAAATGTATCCATCCGGAAATGATTTCCCGGCAGAACCCGGTTTCCAATCCGGAAATGAGGATTTTTCTTCACACCCTTCGGGTGCTCAGTCCCACCCCTGCGGGGCGGGTCCCGGTTTCTTCACACCCTTCGGGTGCTCAGTCCCTCCGCTTCGCGGCGGATCCCGGTTTGTCCAATAGCAAGAAAAATCAAGCGGTTGCGCGGAGGCGGCTTGCAGGTCCCCGCACCAGCAAACGTGCAGATTAACGCCGAGATTGGCCAAAAAGACCATTTCCGGCTGGAAACTAAAACGCAATTTTGACGGCGGGACGCCGTTCTCCGTGCGGGTTTGGGCGCCTGAACGCTTTTTTCAGCGGGTGACCGATCCGGTCTTCACAGCCTCCCGATGAGATGACCTCCTAATCATACCTGTCATACCTGGAACGGAAAGTCTTTGCGGGTGAATAACGAAAGGCAGGCATCGACCGCTTTTTCGTCGAAGTGAATGCCTTTTTTCTTTTCGATCTCCTCCAACGCGGCGGTGATACCGAGCGATGGCCTGTAAGGACGATGGGAGGCCATCGCCTCGACGACGTCAGCTACACTGAGGATTTTAGCCTCCGTCAGGATATGATTACCGGAAAGACCATTCGGATACCCGGAGCCATCGATTTTTTCGTGATGCTGAAGGACAATCTCGGCTATGGGCCAGGGAAACGGGATTTCTCTCAGGATTTCATACCCACTCCGGGCGTGGGTCTGGATGAACATCAGTTCGATTTCGGTCAAGTTGCCGGGCTTACTGAGGATCTCAGCAGGAACGGAGATTTTGCCGACATCATGGATCAGGGCTGCCAGGTAAAGTCCCTGGATCTTTTCAGCGGGAAGATCGAGGGCTTCAGCGATAGCTTTCGACAGATCGGCGACGCGCTGCTGGTGGCCGGCCGTGTATGGATCGCGTTTTTCCACAGCGGAGGCCATTGCTTGAATGGTGCCCCGTATCGTCGTTTGAAGCTGCTGCAGGTTCTTTTCCAGTTCCCTTTCCATCTGTTTGCGCTGCGTGACGTCTCTGAGGGAGGCAAGAAAGGCGGTTTCCCCTTCCCACTTGGTCTCCACAAACCGCACCTCGGCGACGCGAAGGGTATCGCCGTCAGCGATTTCCATTTCGACAGGCTCTCCCCCCCTTTTAAGGGGGAGTTCAAAGGGCGTTTTGAAATCCGCCTCCGTTCTGCCGAAAAGAGATTGACCGGCGGGGTTGACATAAAGCGCCTCGCCGGCGGAGGAAAGGATGACAATCGCATCGGCGTTGCTCGAGATGATGTTTCGGAAATTGGCTTCGCTGGCGCGGAGCGCGGCTTCCGTTCTGGTGCGATGTTCCACTTCTTTTTTCAGTTGGAGGTTGCTTTGCGTCAAGGCTGCGGTTCGTTGCTTCACCTGAACTTCAAGATTTTCCTGGATTCGGCGGTATTGCAGTTCTGCCAGCCATTTTCCGCCCAGGGCGGCGGCCAGTTGAAGAATCTCTTGCGGATGGAATGGTTTCTGGATGTAGAGCAATTTATCAGGCGGCATGATTTTGCGGGAGATGTCTCTCAAATCGAAACCGCTGTAACCAGTAGCGAGCACGATGTTGACGTCGGGGTCCATCCCGCGGATTATCTGAGCGGTGGTGATGCCATCCGGGCCGGGCGGCATGTTGATGTCGAGCAGAATCACGGCGTATGGGTCATGGTCGCGCAGCGACGCCCGGACGTGCTCTACCGCCTCGTCACCCTGCCGGCAGATGCTTGTTTCGAAGTAATAAGGGATAGACTGATACGCATTTGAATGGCTGTCGAATCGAAGGATTTCCCTGTACAGCTCGAGAATGACCTCTTCATCATCGACACCCAGGACCCGGATACGCTCTCTTGAAGTTGTGCCCAAAATTCCCCCTTCGCATCTCTGGCAGTTTCCCGATCAAGGCCCGGTCTGAATTTTCCGTCTGAAAACAACGGGAGGGCATGGCCTTGACCGGTTTCGTTTCATGTCTTTCGACCCTCCAGCGTGCAGGAGCAACTCCTGGATAGGAAGCAGCCTGCCCCGGACGATCACCGCCGAAGCCAACCGGTTTCCCCGCAGCCGCTTTCAGGGGCCATTTGCACGTTTGTCTTTGCGCCGGATGTCCTTTTCTCGGATGGACTCTATATATCAAAAAAGGAATGGTAAATGAAAGGTGGTAGCGCAAGAGCGGGAAAACCGAACAGCCGGGGGCCTGATGCCGCGGCCGGCCGCAGAATCCAGCCCTTCAGGAAGGATCGGACTCTATTTTTCTTGTCTTGCCGGTCGCAGTGATATATGGAAACAGTAATCCTTTTCTCGTTCCCGGCAAAGAGAGAAGCCCTTCGAGTCGCGCAGGCGGCGAAGGGACGGCTGTTCGAAGAATCTCGGATACAGAATTCAGCAGGAGGTCTGATGATGGTTAAACGGTTGATTCAGCTATCGTTCTGTTTGTTTGGACTGCTCGGCGTGGTGCTGATGCCCGCCGGCGCGGAGGCATCGGCGGAGAAACTGACGTTCAGCATCTTTTTCCCGCCGACGCATGCCCAGGCGAAGATGGCCATTGATTTTGCGAAAGAGATCGAAATGCGGACCCAAAACCGCGTCGAGATCACGTGTTTTCCGGGGGGGACCCTGACCGGTGCCTCTCAGGTCTATGACGGGGTGGTCAACGGCATCAGCGATCTGGGTAATTCCTGTTTTGCCTACACGCGCGGACGGTTTCCCGTGATGGCAGTGGTCGATCTGCCTTTGGGGTATCTCAACGGCCTCGTGGCGAGCCGGGTTGCGGACACCTTTGCCATGGAGACCAGGCCGGAGGAACTCGATGATGTCAAAGTCCTTTACGTTCATGCGCATGGGCCGGGCCTTCTCCACACCCGGAAGCCGGTTCAGACGTTGGAGGACCTGAAAGGGATGAAGATCCGTGCCACCGGCCTGAGCGCAAAGATCGTCGAGGCCCTGGGTGCTGTTCCTGTGGCGATGCCGCAGGGTGGAACCTATGAAGCCCTTCAGAAAGGGGTGGTCGAGGGGACCTTCGGTCCGATAGAGGTGCTGAAGGGGTGGAAACAGGGCGAGGTGATCCAATACACGACCGAATGTTTCAACGTCGGATACACGACCGCCATGTTCGTTGTCATGAATCTGCAGAAGTGGAATGCACTTCCCGATGATATCAAGAAGATCATCGATGCGGCCAGCCGGGAATGGGTCGATGTCCATGGACGTGCCTGGGACGATGCGGATCGGGAAGGCCGTGAATACACCTTGGGCCTGGGGAACAAGATCATTCCCCTTTCGCCGGAAGAAAGCTCGAAATGGCGAGCAGCCGTCAAGCCGGTTATCGATGATTACATCGAGACGACGCCGGACGGTCAGACACACGTGGACCGGATCCAGGGTATTCTAAACAAATACCAACCCTGACCCTGCGGGTTCTTTTCCCCGGAACACCCCCGTCGACATTCAACGCACTGCCATTTTTCTGGATTCCCTGATGGAATGGATCGAAAGGGCTGGTAGAATGGCCGCTCGTGTGCTTTTTTGGATCGCCGGAGCGGCCATTGTGTTTATGATGCTTCTGACCTGCGCGGACGTGGTTCTGCGTTATTTTCGCATGCCCATTCCGGGGACCTATGAACTGGTGTGCTATCTCGGGGCTTTGGGGGTGGGGTTCGCCATGGCTCATACCTCTGTGGAAAAAGGGCATGTGGCCGTGAGCGTCCTGGTCAGGCTTTTGCCCCGGCGGGCGCAGGGGTTTATCGGGTCCGTAACCGTATTCTTCAGCCTGGTATTTTTTATGCTGATCAGTTGGCAATCCTGGTCCTATGCCGATCAGTTGCGCCGCTCCGGCGAGGTTTCCCTGACGCTTCAGCTCCCGTTCCACCCCTTTGTCTATGGCATCGCCGTCGCCGCCGGGGCCGTTTGTTTCGTGCTCCTGGGGGACCTGGCGCGGCAGATCAGGAAGGTCTTCGCCGCATGAGCCTCACGACCATTGGAATCATAGGCCTTTGTCTTCTGGTCGTGCTGCTTTTTTCCCGGATGCCCGTCGGATTCGTGATGGGGTTTCTCGGTTTTCTCGGGTTCAGCTATGTCGTGAATGTTCAGGCGGGCCTGACGCTGCTGGCAAGGGATGTGTGGGATATCTTTTCTTCTTACGGCCTGACGGTGATACCGCTGTTCGTGTTCATGGGGCAGATCGCCTTTCATGCCGGCATCAGCCGCAGGCTCTATGATTCAGCTTATGTCGTCCTGGGGCACCGACCCGGGGGGTTGGCCATGGCCACGGTCGGCGCGTGCGCCGGTTTTTCGGCGATCTCGGGCTCGACCAACGCCACTGCGGCCACCATGGCCACCGTGACCTTGCCGGAGATGAAACGCTACCGTTACGATCTCGGCCTTGCCACCGGGACGGTGGCGGCAGCCGGCAGCCTGGGGATTCTGATTCCCCCGAGCGTGATCTTCATCGTTTACGGGATCATGACCGAGCAGTCGATCGGGAAGCTTTTCGCGGCCGGCATCTTGCCGGGGATCCTGCTCTCTTGTCTGTTCATGCTGGTCATCATACTCCGGGTGCGTTTGAATCCCAAGCTCGCACCCCCCGGGCCGAAAAGCACCTTCAAGGAAAAAATGCGCTCCTTCGCGGGGATTGGCGAGACGCTG
It encodes:
- a CDS encoding TRAP transporter small permease; its protein translation is MEWIERAGRMAARVLFWIAGAAIVFMMLLTCADVVLRYFRMPIPGTYELVCYLGALGVGFAMAHTSVEKGHVAVSVLVRLLPRRAQGFIGSVTVFFSLVFFMLISWQSWSYADQLRRSGEVSLTLQLPFHPFVYGIAVAAGAVCFVLLGDLARQIRKVFAA
- a CDS encoding TRAP transporter large permease, with protein sequence MSLTTIGIIGLCLLVVLLFSRMPVGFVMGFLGFLGFSYVVNVQAGLTLLARDVWDIFSSYGLTVIPLFVFMGQIAFHAGISRRLYDSAYVVLGHRPGGLAMATVGACAGFSAISGSTNATAATMATVTLPEMKRYRYDLGLATGTVAAAGSLGILIPPSVIFIVYGIMTEQSIGKLFAAGILPGILLSCLFMLVIILRVRLNPKLAPPGPKSTFKEKMRSFAGIGETLLIFALVMGGIFCGFFTPTEAAAIGAFLTMALSILRGQLTWEGFVRSLSDTTRISCMVMVIVMGAVVFGHFMAITRVPYDLANWVGALPLPRYAIMMVIILVYLMGGCFMDSLAMVMLTIPIFFPVAQNLGFDPIWFGVVIVLVTEMGVITPPVGVNVYVVYGVAKDVPLETIFKGVLPMLAALLICNILLILFPEIALFLPGLMR
- a CDS encoding TRAP transporter substrate-binding protein → MMVKRLIQLSFCLFGLLGVVLMPAGAEASAEKLTFSIFFPPTHAQAKMAIDFAKEIEMRTQNRVEITCFPGGTLTGASQVYDGVVNGISDLGNSCFAYTRGRFPVMAVVDLPLGYLNGLVASRVADTFAMETRPEELDDVKVLYVHAHGPGLLHTRKPVQTLEDLKGMKIRATGLSAKIVEALGAVPVAMPQGGTYEALQKGVVEGTFGPIEVLKGWKQGEVIQYTTECFNVGYTTAMFVVMNLQKWNALPDDIKKIIDAASREWVDVHGRAWDDADREGREYTLGLGNKIIPLSPEESSKWRAAVKPVIDDYIETTPDGQTHVDRIQGILNKYQP
- a CDS encoding response regulator; translated protein: MGTTSRERIRVLGVDDEEVILELYREILRFDSHSNAYQSIPYYFETSICRQGDEAVEHVRASLRDHDPYAVILLDINMPPGPDGITTAQIIRGMDPDVNIVLATGYSGFDLRDISRKIMPPDKLLYIQKPFHPQEILQLAAALGGKWLAELQYRRIQENLEVQVKQRTAALTQSNLQLKKEVEHRTRTEAALRASEANFRNIISSNADAIVILSSAGEALYVNPAGQSLFGRTEADFKTPFELPLKRGGEPVEMEIADGDTLRVAEVRFVETKWEGETAFLASLRDVTQRKQMERELEKNLQQLQTTIRGTIQAMASAVEKRDPYTAGHQQRVADLSKAIAEALDLPAEKIQGLYLAALIHDVGKISVPAEILSKPGNLTEIELMFIQTHARSGYEILREIPFPWPIAEIVLQHHEKIDGSGYPNGLSGNHILTEAKILSVADVVEAMASHRPYRPSLGITAALEEIEKKKGIHFDEKAVDACLSLFTRKDFPFQV
- a CDS encoding TetR/AcrR family transcriptional regulator, whose amino-acid sequence is MVKKRDAILNTAAKLFSEHGFKETSIADIARATGVAEGTIFYHFKSKEDLFLAILQEVKEDILREFNTYRKESEPLSGLQMMEEAISFYLYLAAKMDERFLLLHRHYPYKLAEVNPVCRGYLEDIFNCLLDIFEQAVELGQKDRSIAPMPARKNALIVLTMVDGLVRFRDYNLYDAAALHSELLSAVRRMLRNPSF
- a CDS encoding SulP family inorganic anion transporter, which gives rise to MLRRIFPFIVWFREYNWSSFRLDAISGLTVALVLIPQSMAYAQLAGLPAYYGLYASFLPPMIAALFGSSRQLATGPVAVVSLMTAASLEPLATAGSPGYIAYAVLLALMVGAFQFSLGVLKLGLVVNFLSHPVVNGFTNAAAIIIASSQLSKMFGVYVDSAAHHYETIIAVIRAALHYTHWPTFIMGAFAFAIMVALKRISPKIPNVLVAVAVTTIISWATGFQHDAKVPMDAISSPEAQALITRFNRTVEAIPPIAEKRAQAYKALEEVQQGRDMVSILEREHAVNILSIEMAQLKKESQEVREQLRSMLFAGIEEGGGLRFHLHDQAPPGAESDGRTWRIRVGNKPLDQENLPMMGGGAVVGAIPAGLPAFSIPALDWKVLLHLLPYAAIISLLGFMEAISIAKAMAAKTGQRLDPNQELIGQGLANVLGAMSRSYPTSGSFSRSAVNLQSGAQTGLASVFTSLAVVIVLLFFTPLLYHLPQSVLAAVIMMAVIGLINATGFIHAWEAQWYDGLISIISFVCTLAFAPHLDRGIMVGVVLSLLVFLYKSMRPKVAALSRHEDQSLRDCLTFGLKECKYMTLIRFDGPLFFANASYLEDKIMERMREMQHLKHIVIVSNGINDIDASGEETLSLLVDRVRSAGVDISLSGVNESVMKVLKRTHFLEKIGEDHLFPTMERAIQANYTQAHRDGQEEACPLLTVCRLA
- the xrtH gene encoding exosortase H; translated protein: MAEEKPRGEKDIRIWKFVVTYVLLMGLFLLLIGLEPVKKILDINGVYTEMIIYLTAWILEPFNIVQGISGSVINVKGLTMDVRFGCNGLEAFLIYTVAILAFPAQVRKKIVGIVGGFLVLQILNVLRIAGLGLSGVYLKKYFEYLHIYVAQGIMIAVALVLFLFWLNYATGKSD